Proteins from one Bradyrhizobium roseum genomic window:
- a CDS encoding response regulator, with protein sequence MTTSAITRLVIADDHPLFRDALRQAVVSVMASAVVSQAGSFDDLTAMLERDSEVDLILLDLTMPGISGFSGLIYLRAQYPAIPVVIVSASDDAGTIRRSLDFGASGFIPKRFGVETLRDAIMKVMEGEVWVPPDTDLSSADDPDMSRLRDRLVTLTPQQVRVLMMLSEGLLNKQIAYELGVSEATIKAHVSAILQKLGVESRTQAVIAAAKIAGGQWRQGTPTG encoded by the coding sequence ATGACGACCTCTGCCATTACCCGCCTCGTCATCGCCGATGACCATCCGCTGTTCCGCGATGCGTTGCGTCAGGCGGTTGTCAGCGTCATGGCGTCCGCCGTCGTCAGCCAAGCCGGCTCGTTCGACGATCTTACCGCGATGCTGGAACGGGATTCCGAGGTCGACCTGATCCTGCTCGATCTCACCATGCCTGGAATCTCCGGCTTCTCAGGCCTGATCTATTTGCGCGCGCAATACCCGGCGATCCCGGTGGTCATCGTCTCCGCCAGCGACGATGCCGGAACCATCCGCCGCTCGCTGGATTTCGGCGCCTCCGGCTTCATTCCCAAGCGCTTCGGCGTCGAAACGCTGCGCGACGCGATCATGAAGGTGATGGAGGGCGAGGTCTGGGTTCCGCCGGACACCGATCTGTCCTCGGCCGACGACCCCGACATGTCGCGCCTGCGCGACCGCCTGGTAACGCTGACGCCGCAGCAGGTGCGGGTGCTGATGATGCTGTCGGAAGGGCTGCTCAACAAGCAGATCGCCTACGAGCTCGGCGTCTCGGAAGCCACCATCAAGGCGCACGTCTCGGCGATCCTGCAGAAGCTCGGCGTCGAGAGCCGGACCCAGGCCGTGATCGCGGCGGCGAAGATTGCCGGCGGCCAATGGCGCCAGGGCACGCCGACGGGTTAG
- a CDS encoding MFS transporter, producing MTKDERFVILASSLGTVFEWYDFYLFGSLASVIGAQFFGVIDPATNQPMFNQATRDIFALLAFAAGFIVRPFGAIVFGRVGDIVGRKYTFLVTILIMGLSTFIVGILPNAATIGIAAPIILIALRLLQGLALGGEYGGAATYVAEHAPMGKRGYYTSFIQTTATLGLFLSLLVILFTRTALGEPEFAKWGWRIPFLVSVLLLGISVWIRLRLNESPVFQKMKDEGKSSKAPLTEAFANWSNAKIVIIALLGGVMGQGVVWYTGQFYALFFMQSILKVDGYTANLLIAWSLLFGTGFFIVFGVLSDKIGRKPIILAGCLIAALTFFPIFKMITSNANPALEKAIETVKVEVVSDPALCGDLFNPVGTRVFTAPCDTARAYLAQQSVRYTTSYGAAGSGVKVVVNGKETAYADAKTSNPAVLAAVQAAGYPKAGDAQIVKMTHPFDIFKPQVAAVIGLLFILVIYVTMVYGPIAAMLVELFPTKIRYTSMSLPYHIGNGWFGGLLPATAFAIVASTGDIYAGLWYPIIFASITAVVGFFFLPETKDVDITK from the coding sequence ATGACGAAGGACGAACGTTTCGTCATTCTCGCTTCCTCGCTCGGCACCGTCTTCGAATGGTACGACTTCTATCTGTTCGGCTCGCTCGCCAGCGTGATCGGCGCGCAGTTCTTCGGCGTGATCGATCCCGCGACAAACCAGCCGATGTTCAACCAGGCCACGCGCGACATCTTCGCGCTGCTGGCGTTCGCCGCGGGCTTCATCGTCCGTCCGTTCGGCGCCATCGTGTTCGGTCGCGTCGGCGACATCGTCGGCCGCAAATACACCTTCCTCGTCACCATCCTGATCATGGGCCTCTCGACGTTCATCGTCGGCATCCTGCCCAACGCGGCGACCATCGGCATCGCGGCGCCGATCATCCTGATCGCGTTGCGCCTGCTGCAGGGCCTCGCGCTCGGCGGCGAATATGGCGGTGCGGCAACCTATGTGGCCGAACATGCCCCGATGGGCAAACGCGGCTACTACACCTCGTTCATCCAGACCACGGCCACGCTCGGCCTGTTCCTGTCGCTGCTGGTGATCCTGTTCACCCGTACCGCGCTCGGCGAACCGGAATTCGCGAAATGGGGCTGGCGTATTCCGTTCCTGGTCTCGGTGCTGCTGCTCGGTATCTCGGTCTGGATCCGGCTGCGGCTCAATGAATCGCCGGTCTTCCAGAAGATGAAGGATGAGGGCAAGAGTTCGAAGGCCCCCTTGACCGAAGCCTTCGCCAACTGGAGCAACGCCAAGATCGTGATCATCGCCCTGCTCGGCGGCGTGATGGGCCAGGGCGTGGTCTGGTACACCGGCCAGTTCTACGCGCTGTTCTTCATGCAATCGATCCTCAAGGTCGATGGCTACACCGCCAACCTGTTGATCGCCTGGTCGCTGCTGTTCGGCACCGGCTTCTTCATCGTGTTCGGCGTGCTGTCCGACAAGATCGGCCGCAAGCCCATCATCCTGGCAGGCTGCCTGATCGCGGCGCTGACCTTCTTCCCGATCTTCAAGATGATCACCTCCAACGCCAACCCGGCGCTGGAGAAAGCGATCGAAACCGTGAAGGTCGAGGTCGTCTCGGATCCCGCGCTGTGCGGCGATCTGTTCAACCCGGTCGGCACCCGCGTCTTCACGGCGCCTTGCGACACGGCCCGCGCCTACCTCGCGCAGCAGTCGGTCAGGTATACGACCAGCTACGGCGCCGCAGGCTCCGGCGTAAAAGTCGTCGTCAACGGCAAGGAGACGGCCTATGCGGATGCCAAGACATCGAATCCAGCCGTGCTGGCGGCGGTGCAGGCCGCGGGCTACCCGAAGGCCGGCGACGCCCAGATCGTGAAGATGACGCATCCGTTCGACATCTTCAAACCGCAGGTCGCCGCGGTGATCGGGCTGCTGTTCATCCTGGTGATCTACGTCACCATGGTGTACGGGCCGATCGCGGCGATGCTGGTCGAACTGTTCCCGACCAAAATCCGCTACACCTCGATGTCGCTGCCCTACCACATCGGCAACGGCTGGTTCGGCGGATTGCTGCCGGCGACCGCCTTCGCGATCGTGGCCTCGACCGGCGATATCTACGCGGGTCTGTGGTATCCGATCATCTTCGCATCGATCACCGCGGTTGTCGGCTTCTTCTTCCTGCCGGAAACCAAGGACGTCGACATCACGAAGTAA
- a CDS encoding secondary thiamine-phosphate synthase enzyme YjbQ, with the protein MTSPKSLSRTTPSVVTANTIVSSLLTVETRGAGFTDLSSEVTKFLRDVHAREGAVTLFIRHTSASLTIQENADPTVLVDLATALDRLAPESAGWRHDTEGPDDMPAHIKAMLTSTSLHVPVLQGAPALGTWQAIYLVEHRARPHRREIVLQFVGVAE; encoded by the coding sequence ATGACTTCACCCAAATCCCTCTCTCGCACGACGCCTTCCGTCGTCACCGCCAATACCATCGTCTCCTCGCTGCTGACGGTGGAAACGCGCGGCGCAGGCTTTACCGACCTGAGCTCCGAAGTGACAAAATTCCTGCGCGACGTGCATGCGCGCGAAGGCGCAGTGACGCTGTTCATTCGCCACACCTCGGCGTCGCTGACGATCCAGGAAAATGCCGACCCGACCGTGCTGGTTGATCTGGCCACCGCGCTCGATCGCCTCGCGCCGGAGAGCGCCGGATGGCGTCATGACACCGAGGGGCCGGATGACATGCCGGCGCATATCAAGGCCATGCTGACGTCAACCTCGCTGCACGTCCCGGTGCTGCAGGGCGCCCCCGCGCTGGGCACGTGGCAGGCGATCTATCTGGTCGAGCATCGCGCGCGGCCGCACCGGCGCGAGATCGTGCTGCAGTTCGTCGGCGTGGCGGAGTGA
- a CDS encoding hybrid sensor histidine kinase/response regulator has translation MLHDWGVIAAAFAYIGLLFFVASYGDRLSPGQRGRAGMLIYPLSLAIYCTSWTFFGSVGFATRTSIDFLAIYVGPILMIGLCTPLLRRVIQLAKSQNITSIADFIAARYGKSQAVAATVAVIAIVGSVPYIALQLKAVASSLETILGEDKLFSSIPIIGDIALVVTLAMAAFAVLFGTRQTDATEHQHGLMLAVATESIVKLVAFLAAGAFVTFWMFTPVELIERAMKTPEAVRAMNYSPSIGNFLTMTLLSFCAIMLLPRQFHVSVVENSSPAEVSRARWLFPLYLVAINLFVIPIALAGLVTFPFGAVDSDMYVLALPIEADATLLSIAVFVGGLSAATAMVIVECVALSIMVSNDIVLPLVLQRGRAARDGSKDFGDFLLSIRRFAIFAIMVMAYLYYRALGNTQLAAIGLLSFAALAQLAPAFFGGLFWREGTARGAMTGMLVGFAVWAYTLFVPSFLEGSTAGLLFLQHGPFGIEALRPRALFGADLPPLMHGVIWSLSLNILTYIVMSLAQRPSSIERLQADLFVPSALTPIAPTFRRWRTTVTVQDIQSTVAQYLGPERAAQAFEAFAISHPGHLDPSAPADFELLQHAERLIASSIGAASSRLVMSLLLRKRTVSAKAALKLLDDSHAALHFNREILQTALNHVRQGIAVFDADLQLICSNAQFGEILALPPHLVQLGIPLQEILEFMGAVSAADPGDPDTLLQRRLEAYTTEGAPYLERLPDRHMVIEVRSNRMPGGGFVITFSDVTPSFEAAEALERANATLEKRVRDRTEELTRLNSELAQAKSTAEDANISKTRFLAAASHDILQPLNAARLYVTSMVERQTGGEDSRLVENIDDSLEAIEEILGALLDISRLDAGAMTTSISSFKMADLMRSLEIEFAPIARAKGLKLTFVPCSLPVQSDRSLLRRLLQNFISNAIKYTPRGRVLVGCRRHGQSLQIGVWDTGVGIPVTKRGEIFKEFHRLEQGARIARGLGLGLSIVERLARVLNHGIAIDATASGGSVFSVTVPVANAIDHTAAVTSATPLSKTPMSGALIVCIENDPAILDGMKTLLTAWDAEVIAVADPDAAIAAIEASGNSVTGLLVDYHLDRGNGVAAIREIRRRFGEAIPAILITADRSPNVRAAAREENIAILNKPVKPASLRALLGQWRAQQMVAAE, from the coding sequence ATGCTGCACGACTGGGGCGTAATCGCCGCCGCCTTTGCCTATATCGGCCTGCTGTTCTTCGTCGCCAGCTATGGCGACCGGCTGTCGCCGGGCCAGCGTGGCCGCGCCGGCATGCTGATCTATCCGCTGTCGCTGGCGATCTACTGCACCTCGTGGACCTTCTTCGGCTCGGTCGGTTTCGCCACCCGCACCAGCATCGACTTCCTTGCGATCTATGTCGGCCCGATCCTGATGATCGGCCTGTGCACGCCGCTGCTGCGACGCGTGATCCAGCTCGCCAAATCGCAGAACATCACCTCGATCGCCGACTTCATCGCGGCGCGCTACGGCAAGAGCCAGGCGGTGGCCGCCACCGTCGCCGTCATCGCGATCGTCGGCTCCGTGCCGTATATCGCGCTGCAGCTCAAGGCGGTGGCGTCCTCGCTGGAAACGATTTTGGGCGAGGACAAGCTGTTCTCCTCGATCCCGATCATCGGCGACATCGCGCTGGTGGTGACGCTGGCGATGGCGGCGTTCGCGGTGCTGTTCGGCACCCGGCAGACCGACGCCACCGAACACCAGCACGGCCTGATGCTGGCGGTCGCCACCGAATCCATCGTCAAGCTGGTGGCCTTCCTCGCCGCCGGCGCCTTCGTCACCTTCTGGATGTTCACGCCGGTCGAACTGATCGAACGCGCGATGAAGACGCCGGAGGCTGTGCGCGCGATGAACTATTCTCCGTCGATCGGCAATTTCCTCACCATGACGCTATTGTCTTTCTGCGCGATCATGCTGCTGCCGCGGCAGTTTCACGTCAGCGTGGTCGAGAACTCCAGCCCGGCGGAGGTCAGCCGCGCCCGCTGGCTGTTTCCGCTCTATCTGGTCGCGATCAATCTGTTCGTGATTCCGATTGCCCTTGCCGGCCTCGTCACCTTCCCGTTCGGCGCCGTCGACAGCGACATGTACGTGCTGGCGCTGCCGATCGAGGCGGATGCCACGCTGCTCAGCATTGCCGTCTTCGTCGGCGGCCTGTCGGCGGCGACCGCGATGGTGATCGTGGAATGCGTCGCGCTCTCCATCATGGTCTCCAATGACATCGTGCTGCCGCTGGTGCTGCAGCGCGGCCGGGCGGCGCGCGACGGCAGCAAGGATTTTGGCGACTTCCTGCTCAGCATCCGGCGCTTTGCCATCTTCGCCATCATGGTGATGGCGTATCTGTACTATCGCGCGCTCGGCAACACGCAGTTGGCGGCGATCGGCCTCTTGTCGTTCGCAGCGCTGGCGCAACTGGCGCCGGCCTTCTTCGGTGGACTTTTCTGGCGCGAAGGCACCGCGCGCGGCGCCATGACCGGTATGCTGGTCGGCTTTGCCGTGTGGGCCTATACGCTGTTCGTGCCGAGCTTCCTGGAAGGCAGCACCGCCGGTCTGCTTTTCCTGCAACATGGCCCGTTCGGCATCGAGGCGCTGCGACCGCGGGCGCTATTCGGCGCCGATCTGCCGCCGCTGATGCATGGCGTGATCTGGTCGCTGTCGCTCAACATCCTCACCTATATCGTGATGTCGCTGGCGCAACGGCCGTCGTCGATCGAGCGGCTGCAGGCGGACCTGTTCGTACCCAGCGCGCTGACGCCGATCGCGCCGACGTTTCGTCGCTGGCGTACCACCGTGACCGTGCAGGACATCCAGAGCACGGTGGCGCAATATCTCGGCCCGGAGCGCGCCGCCCAGGCGTTCGAGGCCTTCGCCATCAGCCATCCAGGCCATCTCGATCCATCGGCCCCCGCCGATTTCGAATTGCTGCAGCACGCCGAACGCCTGATCGCCTCCTCGATCGGGGCGGCCTCCTCGCGCCTCGTGATGTCGCTGCTGCTGCGCAAGCGCACCGTCTCTGCCAAGGCCGCGCTGAAACTGCTCGACGATTCCCACGCCGCGCTGCATTTCAACCGCGAGATCCTGCAGACCGCGCTGAACCATGTGCGCCAGGGCATTGCGGTGTTCGATGCGGACCTGCAGCTGATCTGCTCGAACGCCCAGTTCGGCGAAATCCTCGCGCTGCCGCCGCATCTGGTGCAGCTCGGCATTCCCTTGCAGGAAATCCTCGAATTCATGGGCGCCGTCAGCGCAGCCGATCCTGGCGATCCCGATACGCTGCTGCAGCGGCGGCTGGAGGCCTACACCACCGAGGGCGCCCCCTATCTGGAGCGCCTGCCCGACCGCCACATGGTGATCGAGGTCCGCTCCAACCGGATGCCGGGCGGCGGGTTCGTCATCACCTTTTCCGACGTCACCCCGAGTTTTGAGGCGGCCGAGGCGCTGGAACGCGCCAATGCGACGCTGGAAAAACGCGTGCGCGACCGCACCGAGGAACTGACGCGGCTGAACTCCGAGCTGGCCCAGGCCAAGAGCACCGCCGAGGACGCCAACATCTCGAAAACGCGGTTCCTGGCGGCTGCCAGCCACGACATCCTGCAGCCGCTCAACGCGGCGCGGCTCTATGTGACGAGCATGGTCGAGCGGCAGACCGGCGGCGAGGATTCGCGCCTAGTCGAGAACATCGACGACTCGCTGGAGGCGATCGAGGAAATCCTCGGCGCGCTGCTGGATATCTCGCGGCTCGACGCGGGCGCGATGACGACCTCGATCTCGAGCTTCAAGATGGCCGACCTGATGCGCTCGCTCGAGATCGAGTTCGCGCCGATCGCCCGCGCCAAGGGGCTGAAGCTGACCTTCGTGCCCTGCTCGCTGCCGGTGCAGTCCGACCGCTCGCTGTTGCGCCGGCTGCTGCAGAATTTCATTTCCAACGCCATCAAATACACCCCGCGCGGCCGCGTGCTGGTCGGCTGCCGCCGCCACGGACAGTCGCTGCAGATCGGCGTCTGGGACACCGGCGTCGGCATCCCCGTGACCAAGCGCGGCGAGATCTTCAAGGAATTTCACCGCCTCGAACAGGGCGCACGGATCGCGCGCGGCCTCGGCCTTGGCCTGTCGATCGTCGAGCGGCTGGCGCGCGTGCTCAACCACGGTATCGCGATCGACGCCACCGCCAGCGGCGGTTCGGTGTTTTCGGTGACGGTGCCGGTTGCCAACGCCATCGACCATACCGCCGCGGTCACCAGCGCAACGCCGCTTTCGAAGACGCCGATGAGCGGCGCCCTGATCGTCTGCATCGAGAACGATCCGGCGATCCTCGACGGCATGAAGACGCTGCTGACGGCGTGGGACGCCGAGGTGATCGCGGTGGCCGATCCGGACGCCGCGATCGCAGCGATCGAAGCCTCCGGCAACAGCGTGACCGGCCTCCTGGTCGACTACCATCTCGACCGCGGCAACGGTGTCGCCGCGATCCGCGAGATCCGCCGCCGCTTCGGCGAAGCCATTCCAGCCATCCTCATCACGGCGGACCGCAGCCCCAACGTCCGCGCCGCCGCCCGCGAGGAAAACATCGCGATCCTCAACAAGCCGGTGAAGCCGGCCTCGCTGCGCGCGCTGCTCGGCCAATGGCGCGCGCAGCAGATGGTGGCGGCGGAATAG